A single genomic interval of Aedes aegypti strain LVP_AGWG chromosome 1, AaegL5.0 Primary Assembly, whole genome shotgun sequence harbors:
- the LOC5567569 gene encoding peritrophin-1 — protein MKFHITIVLLALCLSQVSSSLPCVNQKPMKVPLPGSSTLYIACSSGVTVFRKCSNELLFDIKTNQCIHPMADRASRQIVQCPEDFNPSFPTFIPHPTDCARYFICVEDVAHEYHCPTGTKFNPAINVCDLPENVNCF, from the exons ATGA aGTTCCACATAACGATAGTTTTGCTTGCACTTTGTCTATCGCAAGTATCCAGCAGTTTACCGTGCGTTAATCAAAAACCAATGAAAGTGCCTCTTCCTGGATCATCCACCCTCTACATCGCCTGCAGCAGTGGAGTCACCGTTTTCAGGAAATGCTCAAACGAACTACTGTTTGATATTAAAACCAACCAGTGCATTCATCCAATGGCGGATCGTGCATCTCGGCAAATAGTTCAGTGTCCAGAGGATTTCAACCCGTCGTTTCCGACGTTCATTCCGCACCCAACCGACTGTGCCAGATATTTTATTTGTGTAGAAGACGTTGCTCACGAGTACCACTGCCCAACGGGAACCAAGTTCAATCCGGCCATAAATGTGTGTGATTTGCCCGAAAACGTTAACTGTTTCTAG
- the LOC110676980 gene encoding uncharacterized protein LOC110676980: MSNESILHKRNVLITNGCSPLSQLLCELLIEIHKCRVALVTPPSGKRSDSVRHQQFNCDLSSRKEVSELASKLKTQFGSIQLVIHQECDNGIGITDEQMEQFVSQTSSDILGYVNLLTCFVPDMLHQGSGRIVSIKNTPSRAHAAIDCLPDYDDLVESICRTQVASGLSRPENIRLTTVFTNHPQQQKHQTKLAPNLNLSSKEVAQRILMGIESDQTHVQVHTRRNLFEFCSSNIVQLATFGLDKLQLRKSQKIPMKVQ, from the exons ATGTCCAACGAATCAATTCTACATAAACGGAACGTTTTG ATAACCAATGGATGCTCCCCGCTTTCGCAGTTACTGTGCGAACTGTTGATCGAGATTCACAAATGCCGCGTGGCTTTAGTCACTCCTCCTTCCGGGAAACGATCGGACTCAGTTCGTCATCAACAATTTAACTGTGACCTATCCAGCAGGAAAGAGGTCAGTGAACTGGCATCGAAGCTCAAAACACAATTTGGTTCGATTCAGTTGGTGATTCATCAAGAATGCGACAACGGTATCGGAATAACGGACGAACAAATGGAACAATTCGTCAGTCAGACATCGAGCGACATTTTAGGATATGTTAAC CTCCTCACATGCTTCGTCCCTGACATGTTACATCAAGGCTCTGGACGCATTGTCTCCATCAAAAACACTCCCAGTAGAGCTCACGCTGCCATAGACTGCTTGCCGGATTATGATGATCTCGTAGAAAGTATTTGCCGCACTCAAGTGGCTTCTGGTCTCAGCCGTCCGGAAAACATCCGGTTAACCACCGTTTTCACCAATCATCCGCAGCAGCAAAAACACCAGACAAAGCTAGCGCCGAATCTTAATTTGTCCAGCAAAGAAGTCGCGCAGCGGATTCTCATGGGAATCGAATCGGATCAGACACACGTTCAGGTCCATACGCGACGCAATTTGTTTGAGTTCTGCTCGAGCAATATCGTTCAGTTGGCCACGTTCGGGTTGGATAAGCTGCAACTGAGAAAATCtcagaaaattccaatgaaggtacaataa